Genomic DNA from Lactuca sativa cultivar Salinas chromosome 8, Lsat_Salinas_v11, whole genome shotgun sequence:
TTGGAATTGTTGAGATGGTTGTGTTTGGAATTGTTGGGGTCGAAATTGTTGAAACCTTGGAATTGGGATTGTGGTAATTGTTGTTGGAAGTAGTTTGGTTGAAATGGAATGTTGGTAAATAGAGGTTGATGTTGGATTGGGGATGTTAGCATTTGAATGTAACCTTGATATTGATCATTTGGAGTGGTTGGGGTTGTTGGGGTATTTGGAGTGGTAAAGGTATTTTGATTTTGCTCCATATTTTTTAGAGATAATGAGATAGTAGAGAGATATTATTTGTAGAGAAAGATATGTTTAATGTGTTTGTGTATATATAGTAGAGGAaataaattgaaaagttttttttttgtttaattaaagTAACGgttaaaagaagaaaaaaaaacggTCAAAAAAAATAGCCGATCAACATTTGTGTGACCTTCCGTAACACACATCAATCCGCGTCACATTCACCGGTAGGGGGCGGTGTTCACGCGTGAAAACCCCCCTACATGTCACCTCTTACGCGTAAAATAACACCCCATACCCCTTGGCCTAAAAGAGTCTCACATGTAGGCTCTCACATAAGATTTGGCCTATAGTTAGAAGATGGAAGAAAGGTCAATAAACAAGTTAGTTGGCATAATTCTTGATGACAGTAGAGGAGACAACAAGACTTccaagatttcaaaatttatatatagTTATTAGTTCAATGACGTACAACTCAGACAGGGCCGGCTCTCAGATTTTAAGGACCCTGTGCTAAGAAGAAAAATAAGGCCCTAAATTAATATATACGGAAAATAAActtaaaagtaaataaattaactaaaaaGAAACATATGGAACTTAATAAAAAGTTCAAGGGTTGATTATGTAACTTTTAAAAACTGATTTGTTAAACATATTAGAATGAGGGTTGATTATGAAATATAAAGCAAAAACTAATGGCCAAAAGTGTAACTTGAATTTAAAACTTCAAAATGTGGTAGCCACATTGCTCCACACTAAGGTTATACACACTTTTGTGAAACTTTgaataaattcatatatatatatatatatatatatatatatatatatatatatatagttattaaatatatatattttaataactTTTGTGAAACTTTgaataaattcatatatatttagtTATTAAATATACCAGTTAGGTTATAAACATTTTTGTGAAACTATgaataaattcatatatattaagttattaaatatataatttaattaaaactcGGGTCCTGTTTTTTTCGGGGCCCTGTACGGCTGCCCCTCTTGCCCCCCTTAAAATCGGGCTGAACTCAGATGAAAGTATGTTGAAGACTAATCTTTCATAAAAATTGTCATCGCCCCGAAAGTAGCTATTTattccaatatttttgaagtgtAAAACGTAAATATTCATTTGAAGTTTTAATATGTACGGATTAATGTCaaaattttattatgttttttgtgATTTATTTGTAATATGCTTACAATAATTTGgtaaaaacaaattttataatTGGTCCCTATGATTTGCAAAATATTGCATTTTGAGGTCTTCTATGAAAAATGTCATGCtgatggtccttatggtttcgaAAACTATATGAATGGTCCTTCTGGTGTTAACTTTAACTTTTGAGTAGTTAGTTTTTTTCTAAATGACCAAAATTCTCTTGGACCAATTCTGAAAATTATATATATCTTAATGATcaattattaaaatttaaaagtttgtgtgtgtgtgtgtgtgtgtatatatatatatatatatatatatatatatacacacacaaataTGTTTTGTACGAGTTTGAGAAAAATCCATAGCGACAAGTTGTTCACTTTAAGTAACAAGTGTTCTAAAAAAATAAGCGAAAAGTAGACTATAAAGATGAAAAGTTCATTCATGATCTATGTGCATATAACTTTGGTCCTACAAAGGCTTATTAATTGATGGTGACTATAAAGGGAGGATTAGGGATGCAAACAGGGATGGATACTACAATACTCGTCCTCGCACTTGAACACCGATCCCCATACCCGTCTCCCTCGCCCCACCAAATCCCCGACGGGTTTGAGTAGAAAAATCATCGTCGGATACAGGAAACTTGATGGATATTTGTtggtaaaaaatatttaaaaaaatatataatacatAATGATTGTGAATAGTAGTGCGGAAATGGTTGTGAATAGAATGATTAACAAGAAGGAAAACATACAAAACTTCTCTTTGGAATATATTGCTTGTAGCAATGATGAGTTAACTGTGATGTTTTTGGCTTATGAAACagcaaaaacaaattataaagaatttgaagacatGGTTTCATTTGATGCAACATATACAAGAAACAtgtaatttttatcatattttatgttttataattatacACGTTATATATTTGTGCATAGATGGACATATAATATGTTCATAAATGAACAATACATAAAACGATTATTTAATTTTTAACAAATTTTATATCAGGTACAACATGTTGTTTATACCATTCACAAGAATTGATAATCACAAACGTTATGTTACATCTGGTACGAGCTTACTTGATAACGAGATCGTTGATTCTTATATAGGTTGTTTAGGTGTTTTTTGGATGTGTTTGGTAAAGAACCATATACTATTGTTACCAATCAAGATCCAACCATGAGAAAGACACTTACAACACTTTTTAAGAGTGCACGATATAGACTATGATGTATGTGGCATATTGGCTTGATGACAAAGTACTTGAAAGTAATATAtagttttttaatttcatttgtgAATCtaacaaatatatttatatttttatgattaaagTCTGAATAATTTTCTTAGTTACATGTTCCTCCATAAGTTTTGGCTACTGATTTCAGGAAGCGGATATTATCATTAATTCGAATAATAAAATAGATATTTGATCAATTTGATGGTATGTTGCGAGAATTGATGAATGTCTTTTGGCATAGTGTTTGTGAATAGttaattcatttttaagtaattaTATCATACATTATTGTAATTATAATCATCTGTCAAATATAATGTTCTTGAGTGTTGTATTTAataaagaaaagttttgatgACTTCTAACcaattccaaatgttttctttTTAGTTGAAAATAACAAGTTAGACTCATCTGATTCTTTTAACTTAAATTGGTCTAAATTTAAATAGATTAGTCAAATTTCATCTTTAGTTGGGAAGGTATAAAACACTAAAAACAAGATATCCAAATTTAATTAGCAGCCTTGTTTTTGCACCAGATTATAAGAGTAAAAAATTGAACAAGACCCATTTTCAATAGACACAAATGTAGAAGAAGGGAATAGGTTTGATTTAGTTTTTAAACCAGATTATGAATAAAGTTACTAAATACAAGATATAACAATATATTTTAACATATGTGTATCTTATATCACTTGTTTCTGTTACATATTTTAGTTTAAAGTTTTTTCTTGGAAAGACTACTCTTGAAATTTTGCATTTTACATTTAGTTCTCTTCTCATAGGACATTATATTTTGAAAACTTTATTCAATCACACTAACAAAATGTTTAGTTAAATAACATTGCGATAacttagttttcaaaagaatGTACTACAAAGAAAGGTAATTACAGTGTTATAAGAGTACACTGTTATTTTTTGTTAATCCAAAAGATGCAAAAATGTTTGGTATTTACAACTGCATTGCTACAATAAGTAAAATAGCAGCACTTCAAGTTTAATGGAAGCAGTGAATAAGTACCTTCCTTAAGAGGTAGACAAACACTTTCATTTCATATATGCATCTTTCCTATTTAAAAGATTAGGAATCAAGGCTTCTTTTCAGTAACACCAAAAAAACAAAAAGTTTTAGAACCAAAACACTACAGTAGCTAGATAACACATCCATCCAACTAAACATGTTATTTATTCTTGCCTTTGCCCTTTTTACCCTTGTTCTTCCCCTTGTTATTTCCCTTCCCTTTCTTGTTTTTTGGATCCTGATTGTTACCACTAGTGCTTTGTTTTTCTACAACCGAATCCACCATTGAATCAACATTGCTATTCTTCGccttcttctttcccttccctttctTGGTTTTTGAATCCTGAGTATTACCATCATTGCTTTGTTCTTCTTCCACCATGTCCACCTGTGAATCAGTAGCATCATCCTCCTCCTGATGCACCTCACTTGTGTTGCTGCTTTCTGAAACTACCTTTTGCACAACCTTCGAGTCTTGAGTTTTGTTCAAGAAATCATCTATCAATGGCCTATTACCTTGTAGATGCTCCACAACCAATTGCAAAGTCTTCATTGCCTCATTAGTGAAAACACCATGCTTCTCTTTATGTTCACTGAAAATATATACTCCACAGATCCATTAAATCATTCAGAAAGAATCAAGATGTATGTATATATTGCAAGTCTAACCTTGTATCAAATGCACAAGAAAGCACTTTCAGTTCACCAAGTGCACCAGTTACTTTGCCTATTGTATCTTCTCCAGCATTGGACTTTGCATCTTCAAGAACAGTAGCCAATGTGTGTATATCTTTGTCCAATTCTTTCTGCAAAAAAACAATTAACAAAAAGATTTTCAAGTTTAAACTAATGAAGGTAAAACTAAAAAACCACAATGCATTACCTTTATCACAACAGATGAAAAGTTCAACACCTCTCCCTTCTTCTGCTTCAAAGATTCAGATATTTCTTCAAGATTTTTCCAATTCAAAGATTTCAAATTCAGTTTAGCAGCAGTTGTTAACATGTTGGAAGATTTTTTTTCTTCAAGAATTGTCCCAACACCAACATTCTTTGAAGAAGGTTGACTAATTTGTATACTTTTCCTTGGGAATAATACATTCATTATCTCTTCCTTTGATGTCCTAAGATCCACAAATATAGCAAAAGGAACATGGATTTTTCGGCTTACATCTTCTGCACTAACAACTGCCAATAAAGGATCATTGATGCTTATAAATGCTTCTGCAACAACATCTGGATTCAAGTTCAAGTAACGCCCTTTTCTTCTTCGAAGAATTATAGACACAAACTTCTGTGGAAGCAAATAAGCAATATTGTTTCTTCCCAATAGCAAATTAAGTAGCACCTCAGAGCAATCTGATACTTTCAGACAGATTAAACACAGCATCATGACAAGCTTCAACACCAAAAGTGGATGATAATAAGCAGGATTAACATCACAACTTCGGATCCATGCTCCAGTGTCCACTTTATTGTAAAGAATGTCTTGGATTGTTCCAACAAAAAAGACAACAGTTTGCTGTGGAAACATCTGTTGAGATGCTGAAAGAGTTATACTTTGAGTGGAAGTAGATCCAAGAGTTGGAAGCCATGCAAGAAAAGAAGATCTTGTAGTGAAAAACATTCCTTGAGAAAAAGATGTCATGAAAAGAAGATAATCCAAGAGATACACAAAACTATGAGGTGATATGTATCCATGAGATCTCCAGTTTGCTCTATAAACATCTTCCAAAGCATCCTGAAGTTGTGGAGCAAAATATGCATCATTCAAGATAAAACGTGAATAGCTTCCGGAAACAACCGGATTGTTGGAGAGAAATTCTTGAACAAATGACTTCCATGTGGGATTCCACTGAAGCCCAGTGATGATCTTTTTGTAAAGTGTAACAGGTTTTCGGGAACCAAAACATATCATCATCATAATCCCAATTGTTGAATAAGAGAGCTCACTCTTTCTGTGTAGATTTTGAAGAATGATATCTTCAAGCAAATTGAGGGAAAGATAGGTTTCACGTAGAGAAATCAATTCTCTAGAGATTGATTTTCTCCAGTCTAATGGAAACACAATGTCAAAGTAAGACGTGGAGATTCGAAGAAATTGTTCGAGTGTCTTTGTATGATGATGCGTGAGTTTGAGATACGAAGAGTCTAAAAGAAACTTGGAAACCTTAAAAATGTTAAGAAGACATGAGCTTTGATGAAATGAAGAGCCATTTGTCTTCAACTTataaagagcttcaagagtttgGAGGACTTTTATGCCCACAGAAAGCAATTCAACTTGCCAATAAGACTGAATAGCAACAACCAACTGTTTGCTACCAATATTTACACGTTTCCCATCTTTAAAAACACCTTTGTTCCCAGAGTTTCTCACCCAACTTGCATCTTTGTTGACTAACAAGTAAAGTGTGTTTCCTTTTACACTCTGTTTTCTAACTCCAaaataattcaaaacaaaatcaACATGCTCATTGTTTTCATCAGCTTCTGCATTTTCAAAACTTTCAAGAGTTTCAAAGATATCCATGATATTCTCTTTCCATAGATCCCAACAAAAAACCAAAGTTCTTACAGAGACTTGGTTTTGCAAGATCTTTTCGTCACAATGCTTGTTAATATCAACAGGTAATTCATCCTCCCAATCATACTTTGAAGAATTCAAACAAAGATGGGCTTCCAAGATTTTCCTATTACACAAGATTTCACCTCTCAAACAATTGTTTTGTTGGGAAGATTGTAAGTTTCTCTTTAGCTCTGACAAGTTACTTTGTTGATCAGAGAGTAGTTTAAGCTCCCTACATACAAAACCATAGAAAATGTCTGAATCACTTTTTGCAAGTGACTTTGCTCTCTCACAAAGCTCTTCCTTTTGAGCAAACTTCTTCAATGGCCAACCTGAGCTTCCATTTCCCCATAATGAATTGAAAAACACATACCAGATGATAAGTGATGCTGCATCCTTAAAGCTTCCAGCTTTCCCTAACAAATCAGCTTCTTTTAAAACATCACCCCATGACCTAACAAGTTCTGCAGCTTCAAGAAAACAACCAGATTCTTCTTCCAACAACAAAAGTTCATCAAAGCAGCCTTTCGACTTCAAGAATACACGTTTTGATTCCATAGAACAGAAGCATCTAACAAATTTCATCATGGATTTAGAATCTTTACGCTCATGGTAATCAAGAGCACAACTCTCCAAAAACTCTTGTTCGATCTTTTCAATTTCTTTGCTTCTAACAATCACATGCTCTTTCCAGTATTCTATATACTGCATGCCTTTATCAAAAAGCTCCCCCTTTTTACAAGCAGATAGACAATTAGCAAACTGATCTCCCTTTGAGTAAGCTTCAGCTGCATCACTATAGCACCCTGCTAGTAAGAAACACTCTGCTGCTTCATTAATCTTTCCACACTTCTCCAAATAAATCTTCCCTACACAAACAAAACAGTTGAAATCTTAGAACTTTATAATCAAAACAAGGATTAGACACGTGTTTATGTTTATGATAGAACATGAAGTTACCAGCTCTTTCATACTCCCTCAAATCACAATAACAAGAAGCTGCAGACTCAAGTTTTCCAATAGACTCAAACATTTCTGCTGCTTCTCTAAGATGATCAAAATAAGATCCAGGGTTTGTTCCTTGCATCTGATCAGCCATTGCTCTAAGTCCAGAAGCTTTAGCCAATTTCTCCCAAATTGTATCACCAGCTCTTTCAAAGCACATTGTTGCCATTACAAAGTTGTTCTCGTAGTAAAGCTAAAAAGTATATAAAGATTGTTGAAACGTGTCAAATGAAAGTAAAGGGGCTTAACTTTTAGAGAATCAAAACAACAAAATGAAAGAAAATTACCTTTTTACCCCGCTCCCGCCACTCTTGAGGGCTGCTTGCTACCCTCATAGCCTGTGCTACACTATCATCCAACTTCCTAACTTGAACAAGGCCCTTTCTCTTCCAGTAGTGAAACATTGGCTTTGAGAGCTCTTCTTTGTTCTCACATATCCAAAGCCTTTGTCTTGTTCGAGTTATAGCAACATACAGTTGTTTTAATTCGGAACATAATACATTATGTTTCGACTCCTTGAAGGTTGGAAAAGAGGGAAAAAGTTTCCCGTCAAGCAAATCTTGATCATTCATGTATCCATATATAACTCTCCACCTGTCTTTCAAAGGTGATGTCCCAAAAAAGTTGTAAAGCAATACATCCTACAAGCAAAAGAAGTCAATATTAACTTGGATATTATCAAACTTATTtcaaataacataaaacataagaCACTAACCTGAAACTCAAGACCCTTACATTCTACTATAGTAAGCACAAGAGCTTGTTTTCCAACATATTCACAAATCTCAGTCTTTGCAGAATCATCACGAACCAATATCACTTGTTCAGCTCCAAAACCAATAATTTCTCCACTAGATCCGGTCCCACCAAAGATTGTCACGatggcattttcgtcatttccaGATTCAAGCAAAACAGGAGCTTCTCCAGAAATGAGACTAGTCTCAGGCTCCAAAAGGTCAATTGAATGAGCAAAATAATGGTATAGAATTTCAATGACACTTTGAGCTAATTCAAGAACACCTGCATGAGTTCTGAAGTTTTGTTTCAACTGAAACTTCTCTGAAACTTGACCTTTTTCTTGTTTTCCAGAGCTTAAAAACTCGGTGTAGAACAGAGATCTTATATCTTCAAACCTGAAATCGATCCCTCTTGCAATGGTTTGTGCAGTATCACCAGCAAAAATAAATCCTTCTTCAACATTTTGGCAAATGTATTTGAAAAGAGAAATCTGCCTCATGCTAAGATCTTGAACTTCATCAATATATACAAAATCCATTTGATCACCTTCATAACGCCTGCTTTTAAGTCGATGATGAAGGTCATTTACTAAATCTCCCCAATCGAATTCCCCACGTTCAGTTTTCATCTTTTCATAGGCTTGAAAAAGGGTGTAAATATCCTCTCTCTTTTGTTTTGTTAAAGTGGATGCACGTACTTCAGACAATAAAGAATAATCCTCATAGCTCAATTTGCCATTACAGCTAGCTCCTGCATGCAAGCCTCCTTTTATATGAGAGATTATCTCAGTGAACACTCTGGAGGCATCAAGCTTCTTTTTTAGATTCGAATTGAAGTGGGGCCAATAAAGTAGATGAAATTTGTCGAATGTGACATTCCTTGATCTTATGAAAGTTTGCAATGCAATGGATCTTGAACTTATATGGTTTCCATGAGAACCTTCTCTTGCTTCAGGAAATCTTTCAAAGAAAGAATTTCCCAATGTGCTATCCAACATCATTAAAAACTTCTCAAATGTCATAACAAGAGGATAACTTTTTTCAGGGACTTCAACAAATGTTTCTGGAACATTGGAGTCTACTGCCACATCAACATCATCAAGATTAATCTCTCCAGATGAATTCCCATCACTTGAAATACTGTCATCATGAACATCAATACTTAGAAATCAGAAAAACACCATAAAAGTAAAAAAGATCCAAAGTGAAAAAACAAGCATTTACATTTTACACACCTTGTAAGGTGGGAAACATGGTGTTTCACTGCATAACACAATCTCGGACTAACTGTCACAAAAAGCTGTCGCAAAACAATcggtttgttttctttttcatgaTCATCATCACTTTCAACATCTTTAACTCCACTGCTTTCTGCTTCATCAAACCCTTTAGAAGCAAAGCGAAAAGATTGTTCATTTTGGTATAACTTCATTGTCAAAATGGTGGTTTTTCCAGTTCCTGATCTCCCAATTATGAATGAACTTTTTCTAAATAAGATTATGTCCATCTGTTCATCAGTTACTTGCATTGGTAGATCAATATCTTTCCCAGAAAGCAAATGATTCACCACTCCAGATGATAAGGAGTAGAACTTCATAAGCAACAAACTTTCACTCACTTTAGAGTTCTCAACATAGCTTCTTCCATCACCATTTGTACTCAAATCACTTTCATCTTCACAGCTATTTAGATTACGAAATCTGATAATCTCAGGGGTAGCTGCCCATATTCTGGGAACTTCCAAATCCCTGAAAAACCAAAAATACAACATCACAATATGAAGAAAAATATAATCAAGAATGTGAAATCATTGTTTCATTAAAGTTTGTATAAATAGACAATAAATGAGCATACCCCTCCAAAGATTTTGCTGTGCAATGACTAATATACTCATCAGTGTATGCAGCAAATATGTTCTCAAGACGTTTTGTGAGTTTTGAAATCTCATCAAAAGGTAAAAGATCCCAAATCTTTAATACTTGTATGTACTTGACTTCCTTTATAATGTCAACAGTGCATATAACATACAACCCTTCAACCTTAAACTGTTTCATAATCTGAGATGATCTTTCACAACACAAGTCTACACTTCTGTTCTTAGGCCTCCATCCTCCAGAAAGTTTCAATAAGAGATTTAAAACCACCTTCTTTAATCGAGCATGTTTCAGCTTTGCAAATGATCTTCTGAAGCCATCGCTGAATAGAACCTAATGGAAACATGTGAAGCTAACATTACAACAAATTTTGTTAAAAAGTAACCATTTTTATAATCTATAAATACCTTCCATTTTGCGTGTCTAAAAAGTACACTTTTCCCATTAACAAGATCATCAAGTTGCTCAAGCTCCTTCTTTGCAGATATTATTGTCATTCTCAACAActcatcagcatcagcatcaaACAAACACTCACGATTCCTTGCATCTTTGACTATATCTTCCCATACAGATTCACTGTTGACTAGTGTTCTCTCATTGCCCAATATCCAAAGACAATGTCTAGAAAGAAACAGAAGAAAAGACATAATTTTGGGAGATAAAAAAAATGGTATCTTTAATGATCAATTGTTAAGAATGTCACCTTGCTCTTGTAAGGGCAACATTAGTCCTTTGAGGACTATCTATGAAGCCAACAGAGCCACGTGTATTAGATCTTACTGTAGATAAAATAATTATATCTTCTTCTCCACCTTGAAATCCATCAATGGATTTCACCTTCACTGAAAATCCATCAACTTTCTCATACTTATGAGCAAGTTTTTCTTGGATTGAAACAACTTGTGCAGCATATGGAGATACCACACCAATACTTAGCTTCTTCTTGGACTCATAACATGCTATAAATGTTAACAAAGATGTTACTAAATACTAATATAAACTTTGTATAAAACAGTTGGAAGTGATAAAATATAACAAACCTTTGTATAGACTTTGTACAATCTTAATCACCACAGCTACTTCAACCAAATTTCTTCGACTCCTTCCATCATCATCTGTTTCTTCTCTTCCACCAACAACATTTATAAATGAATATGGACCAAACATTGGTCCTGAAAGATATTTCTTTTCATAACTTTTACATGTCACATTTT
This window encodes:
- the LOC111918137 gene encoding uncharacterized protein LOC111918137 → MMEGSYLGKEKEDDQRRDDFTQTIFSWSLDDILNEDLYKYQVEKIPLTFSSKEQYFGSFIYPLLEETRADLASSMEIMYRAPFAEVFSFSEVKHKGKKEVVYDVTVDTWKNRFSERGKEPYRTLPGDLLILAEWKPEFGSDLHQTGRTWAFALVKTIEDDEDSNTSVRFKVKTLHQIECQDGLYVVFLMNITTNKRIWNSLHMNRNSNIIKEILYSDNMVKENCDSCSSGLILFETLDLSLVSKLNESQQEAIMASIGKIGCSHNSSVEQIWGPPGTGKTMTVSVMLSIFLQMKCRTLTCAPTNVAVVQVASRVLSLVKESFKTRIANGDCFYSIGDLLLFGNKERLKVGNEIEEIYLENRIKRLTECLGSLTGWKHCLRTMIDLLEDCVSQYCVYVDNEKFKEEQLRKENENENGSEISNVEVKSFVEFLQDRFSSSVFPLRTCIITFCTHISRSFLTEETFQNMVFLLNILCSLESLLFQDNLDSDELENLFSSKPMEDDFEKLWDIDIQSIRSMSISIMKTLQRSLEKLRLPNILNKYAMMDFCFQGASLIFCTTSSSYKLHTVEMKPLNFLVIDEAAQLKEAESTIPLQLHGIKHAVLIGDECQLPAMVTSNVSAESGFGRSLFDRLSSLRHSKHLLNVQYRMHPSISLFPNLTFYQNQILDAENVTCKSYEKKYLSGPMFGPYSFINVVGGREETDDDGRSRRNLVEVAVVIKIVQSLYKACYESKKKLSIGVVSPYAAQVVSIQEKLAHKYEKVDGFSVKVKSIDGFQGGEEDIIILSTVRSNTRGSVGFIDSPQRTNVALTRARHCLWILGNERTLVNSESVWEDIVKDARNRECLFDADADELLRMTIISAKKELEQLDDLVNGKSVLFRHAKWKVLFSDGFRRSFAKLKHARLKKVVLNLLLKLSGGWRPKNRSVDLCCERSSQIMKQFKVEGLYVICTVDIIKEVKYIQVLKIWDLLPFDEISKLTKRLENIFAAYTDEYISHCTAKSLEGDLEVPRIWAATPEIIRFRNLNSCEDESDLSTNGDGRSYVENSKVSESLLLMKFYSLSSGVVNHLLSGKDIDLPMQVTDEQMDIILFRKSSFIIGRSGTGKTTILTMKLYQNEQSFRFASKGFDEAESSGVKDVESDDDHEKENKPIVLRQLFVTVSPRLCYAVKHHVSHLTSISSDGNSSGEINLDDVDVAVDSNVPETFVEVPEKSYPLVMTFEKFLMMLDSTLGNSFFERFPEAREGSHGNHISSRSIALQTFIRSRNVTFDKFHLLYWPHFNSNLKKKLDASRVFTEIISHIKGGLHAGASCNGKLSYEDYSLLSEVRASTLTKQKREDIYTLFQAYEKMKTERGEFDWGDLVNDLHHRLKSRRYEGDQMDFVYIDEVQDLSMRQISLFKYICQNVEEGFIFAGDTAQTIARGIDFRFEDIRSLFYTEFLSSGKQEKGQVSEKFQLKQNFRTHAGVLELAQSVIEILYHYFAHSIDLLEPETSLISGEAPVLLESGNDENAIVTIFGGTGSSGEIIGFGAEQVILVRDDSAKTEICEYVGKQALVLTIVECKGLEFQDVLLYNFFGTSPLKDRWRVIYGYMNDQDLLDGKLFPSFPTFKESKHNVLCSELKQLYVAITRTRQRLWICENKEELSKPMFHYWKRKGLVQVRKLDDSVAQAMRVASSPQEWRERGKKLYYENNFVMATMCFERAGDTIWEKLAKASGLRAMADQMQGTNPGSYFDHLREAAEMFESIGKLESAASCYCDLREYERAGKIYLEKCGKINEAAECFLLAGCYSDAAEAYSKGDQFANCLSACKKGELFDKGMQYIEYWKEHVIVRSKEIEKIEQEFLESCALDYHERKDSKSMMKFVRCFCSMESKRVFLKSKGCFDELLLLEEESGCFLEAAELVRSWGDVLKEADLLGKAGSFKDAASLIIWYVFFNSLWGNGSSGWPLKKFAQKEELCERAKSLAKSDSDIFYGFVCRELKLLSDQQSNLSELKRNLQSSQQNNCLRGEILCNRKILEAHLCLNSSKYDWEDELPVDINKHCDEKILQNQVSVRTLVFCWDLWKENIMDIFETLESFENAEADENNEHVDFVLNYFGVRKQSVKGNTLYLLVNKDASWVRNSGNKGVFKDGKRVNIGSKQLVVAIQSYWQVELLSVGIKVLQTLEALYKLKTNGSSFHQSSCLLNIFKVSKFLLDSSYLKLTHHHTKTLEQFLRISTSYFDIVFPLDWRKSISRELISLRETYLSLNLLEDIILQNLHRKSELSYSTIGIMMMICFGSRKPVTLYKKIITGLQWNPTWKSFVQEFLSNNPVVSGSYSRFILNDAYFAPQLQDALEDVYRANWRSHGYISPHSFVYLLDYLLFMTSFSQGMFFTTRSSFLAWLPTLGSTSTQSITLSASQQMFPQQTVVFFVGTIQDILYNKVDTGAWIRSCDVNPAYYHPLLVLKLVMMLCLICLKVSDCSEVLLNLLLGRNNIAYLLPQKFVSIILRRRKGRYLNLNPDVVAEAFISINDPLLAVVSAEDVSRKIHVPFAIFVDLRTSKEEIMNVLFPRKSIQISQPSSKNVGVGTILEEKKSSNMLTTAAKLNLKSLNWKNLEEISESLKQKKGEVLNFSSVVIKKELDKDIHTLATVLEDAKSNAGEDTIGKVTGALGELKVLSCAFDTSEHKEKHGVFTNEAMKTLQLVVEHLQGNRPLIDDFLNKTQDSKVVQKVVSESSNTSEVHQEEDDATDSQVDMVEEEQSNDGNTQDSKTKKGKGKKKAKNSNVDSMVDSVVEKQSTSGNNQDPKNKKGKGNNKGKNKGKKGKGKNK